Proteins encoded together in one Streptomyces sp. NBC_01216 window:
- a CDS encoding PAC2 family protein: MIELEGVPELIDPVMVAAFEGWNDAGDAASTAVAHLDREWKGEVFAALDAEDYYDFQVNRPTVWLDNGVRKITWPTTRLSVVRVGGDKPRDLVLVRGIEPSMRWRSFCNEILGFAHELGVEMVVILGALLGDTPHTRPVPVSGVTSDPDLARTMELEETRYEGPTGIVGILQEACTHAGVPAVSLWAAVPHYVSQPPNPKATLALLNRLEDLIGLRIPLGELPEDARAWQLGVDQLASEDSEVAEYVQTLEEARDTAELPEASGEAIAREFERYLRRREPGPGPGPGLATEGGDTSYLRDPSSSRTRPPRPDRPGPEAQPEDGGTEQAGPPRAAGDDAGEGGDRGTDGDGDA; the protein is encoded by the coding sequence GTGATCGAGCTCGAGGGGGTTCCCGAGCTGATCGACCCGGTCATGGTGGCCGCGTTCGAGGGCTGGAACGACGCCGGCGACGCCGCCTCCACCGCGGTCGCCCACCTGGACCGGGAATGGAAGGGCGAGGTCTTCGCGGCGCTGGACGCCGAGGACTACTACGACTTCCAGGTCAACCGCCCCACGGTGTGGCTGGACAACGGGGTCCGGAAGATCACCTGGCCGACGACCCGGCTCTCGGTGGTCCGCGTCGGCGGCGACAAGCCGCGGGACCTGGTGCTGGTCCGGGGTATCGAGCCGTCGATGCGCTGGCGCTCGTTCTGCAACGAGATCCTGGGATTCGCCCACGAGTTGGGCGTGGAGATGGTGGTGATCCTGGGCGCGCTGCTCGGAGACACGCCGCACACCCGGCCGGTGCCGGTCAGCGGGGTCACGTCCGACCCCGATCTGGCACGGACCATGGAGCTGGAGGAGACGCGCTACGAGGGTCCCACCGGCATCGTGGGCATCCTCCAGGAGGCGTGCACGCACGCGGGTGTTCCGGCGGTGAGCTTGTGGGCCGCGGTGCCGCACTACGTGTCGCAGCCGCCGAACCCGAAGGCCACGCTGGCGCTGCTGAACCGGCTGGAGGACCTCATCGGCCTGCGCATCCCGCTGGGGGAGCTGCCCGAGGACGCGCGGGCCTGGCAGCTGGGCGTGGACCAGCTGGCCTCCGAGGACAGCGAAGTCGCCGAGTACGTCCAGACCTTGGAGGAGGCGCGGGACACCGCGGAACTGCCGGAGGCCTCGGGCGAGGCCATCGCCCGGGAGTTCGAGCGGTATCTGCGGCGACGCGAGCCGGGCCCGGGACCGGGACCGGGGCTCGCGACGGAGGGCGGCGACACCTCGTACCTGCGGGACCCCTCCAGTAGCCGGACACGGCCTCCGAGGCCGGACCGTCCGGGGCCCGAGGCGCAGCCGGAGGACGGCGGTACGGAGCAGGCCGGGCCGCCGCGCGCGGCGGGCGACGACGCCGGCGAGGGCGGGGACAGGGGCACGGACGGGGACGGGGACGCCTGA